Proteins found in one Oncorhynchus keta strain PuntledgeMale-10-30-2019 chromosome 2, Oket_V2, whole genome shotgun sequence genomic segment:
- the LOC118399091 gene encoding 28S ribosomal protein S5, mitochondrial: protein MLFRTFLNIKMAASIRVCCALRITLGGVAPLRTAGGALPLSYLARPTAALCTATPPAPATWIQTRHSSFFNKLTAEELWRGVLAETGAGARKGRGKRTKRKMKKDLNRGQNIGEGRGGFLWPGLNSPILKSGTIQIMSRRGESEQQELQAELLRQRDEWDRRRKMRVKRERGWTGNSWGGISLGPPDPGPNGETYDDFDSRVIEVKSVFNMTAKEGRKRSISCLVAVGNGNGAAGFALGKAADRQTALRKAKNRAVHYLYYIERYNDHTIYHDINSTFKRTTLLMKKQHKGYGLHCHRAVITIGKLIGIEDMYAKVEGSVNLLNITRALFTGLANQETHQSLAEKKQLHVVEFQPERGPLPLIVATPKKGVRPDPEPEEEIPNTRLNWDDVRASQGMKRSVWAGLKRTIW from the exons GGGTAGCACCACTTCGGACAGCAGGGGGCGCCCTGCCTCTCTCTTACCTAGCCAGACCCACTGCCGCTCTATGTACTGCTACTCCACCAGCCCCTGCTACCTGGATACAGACCAGACATAGCAGTTTCTTCAACAAAC TGACAGCAGAGGAGCTTTGGAGAGGAGTTCTGGCAGAGACTGGTGCCGGTGCTCGAAAGGGCCGAGGGAAGAGGACcaagaggaagatgaagaaggATCTCAACCGAGGCCAGAATATCGGAGAGG ggcgcGGGGGGTTCCTGTGGCCGGGGTTGAACTCTCCCATCCTGAAGAGCGGGACCATACAGATCATGTCTCGCCGCGGGGAGTCAGAGCAACAGGAACTGCAGGCAGAGCTTCTGCGACAGCGCGACGAATGGGATCGCAGGAGGAAGATGagggtgaagagggagagagggtggactgGCAACTCCTGGGGCGGCATCAGTCTGGGGCCCCCTGACCCTGGACCCAACGGAG AGACTTACGATGACTTTGACTCCCGAGTGATCGAG GTGAAGAGCGTGTTCAACATGACAGCCAAAGAGGGCCGGAAGAGGTCCATCAGCTGCCTGGTAGCTGTTGGCAATGGGAACGGGGCAGCAG GTTTTGCCTTGGGTAAGGCGGCAGACCGTCAAACTGCACTGAGAAAG GCAAAGAACCGAGCAGTGCACTATTTGTACTACATTGAGAGATACAACGACCACACTA TTTACCATGATATCAATTCCACTTTCAAGAGGACTACCCTACTCATGAAGAAACAGCATAAAG gttacggacTACACTGTCACCGTGCGGTCATCACCATCGGTAAGCTGATTGGTATAGAGGACATGTACGCCAAGGTAGAGGGCTCCGTCAACCTGCTTAACATCACCAGGGCTCTGTTCACCGGACTGGCTAATCAG GAGACCCACCAGTCCCTGGCTGAAAAGAAGCAGCTCCACGTGGTAGAGTTTCAGCCGGAGCGCGGGCCCCTGCCCCTCATCGTGGCCACCCCTAAGAAGGGTGTGCGACCCGACCCTGAACCTGAGGAGGAGATCCCCAACACGCGGCTCAACTGGGACGACGTCCGTGCCTCTCAGGGCATGAAACGCTCTGTCTGGGCTGGGCTCAAGAGGACCATCTGGTGA